In a genomic window of Tripterygium wilfordii isolate XIE 37 chromosome 8, ASM1340144v1, whole genome shotgun sequence:
- the LOC120003562 gene encoding uncharacterized protein LOC120003562 — translation MDNFSDILNDILNPTEDSNEDFNLLVVAMEEEELARQRHLPRHQSSILGHRTINRGRHDGDKRLYRDYFSYDPMYPPHLLRRRFRMNHPPFCRIVDGVVSHNDYFRQRTDTVEVLGLSSIQKVTTALRMLAYGQFADSVDEAPNNNDNARLLTLGEQLEFPVMLESIDSSGHASTVNYSINGHDYIMGYYLANGIYPGWSTFAKTISTPQSMKNKHFAMIQEARRKDVERAFGVL, via the exons ATGGATAATTTTTCGGATATTCTTAACGATATCCTCAATCCTACGGAGGACTCCAATGAAGATTTCAATTTGCTCGTAGTTGCCATGGAAGAAGAGGAATTGGCTCGTCAAAGACATCTACCCCGCCATCAGAGTTCTATTCTAGGCCATAGAACGATTAATCGTGGTAGACATGATGGTGATAAAAGACTCTATCGTGACTATTTCTCATATGATCCAATGTATCCTCCTCATTTATTAAGGAGGAGGTTTCGTATGAATCATCCTCCTTTTTGTCGAATCGTTGATGGGGTAGTGTCTCACAACGACTATTTTCGTCAAAGAACTGATACTGTTGAAGTTCTCGGTTTATCTTCAATTCAAAAGGTTACAACTGCACTAAGGATGCTTGCATATGGTCAGTTTGCAGATTCTGTGGATGA GGCaccaaataataatgataatgcTAGATTGTTAACCCTTGGAGAGCAACTTGAGTTCCCTGTGATGTTGGAGAGTATTGACT CTTCTGGACATGCTTCTACAGTCAATTATTCGATTAATGGGCATGATTATATAATGGGATATTATCTCGCTAATGGTATATATCCTGGATGGTCAACCTTTGCGAAAACAATTTCAACTCCACAAAGCatgaaaaacaaacattttGCTATGATACAAGAAGCAAGGCGGAAGGATGTTGAGCGAGCATTTGGGGTACTCTAG
- the LOC120004149 gene encoding mitotic checkpoint protein BUB3.1 → MTAAAPPLGAGRELSNPPTDGISNLRFSNHSDHLLVSSWDKSVRLYDASANVLRGEFLHGGPVLDCCFHDDSSGFSASSDNTVRRLVFNHGKEDILGKHNAPVRCVEYSYATGQVITGSWDKTLKCWDPRGASGQERTLVGTYPQPERVYSMSLVGHRLVVATAGRHVNVYDLRNMSQPEQRRESSLKYQTRCVRCYPNGTGYALSSVEGRVAMEFFDLSEPTQSKKYAFKCHRKSEAGRDIVYPVNAIAFHPVYGTFATGGCDGFVNVWDGNNKKRLYQYSKYPTSIAALSFSKDGRLLAVASSYTFEEGEKPHEPDAIFVRSVNEIEVKPKPKVYPNPPA, encoded by the exons ATGACAGCTGCTGCGCCGCCGCTAGGAGCCGGCAGGGAGCTCTCGAACCCGCCGACGGACGGAATATCGAACCTCCGTTTCTCAAACCACAGCGATCACCTCCTCGTCTCCTCCTGGGATAAG AGTGTGAGATTATATGACGCGAGCGCCAATGTCCTGCGGGGAGAGTTCTTGCACGGTGGGCCAGTCCTTGACTGCTGCTTCCATGATGATTCTTCAGGGTTCAGTGCTAGCTCCGACAATACTGTCAGAAG ACTTGTTTTCAACCATGGAAAGGAGGATATATTGGGAAAGCACAATGCACCTGTTCGCTGTGTTGAGTACTCCTACGCCACAG GGCAAGTGATCACTGGCAGTTGGGACAAAACGTTGAAGTGTTGGGATCCCAGGGGTGCAAGTGGACAAGAGCGTACTCTTGTTGGGACATATCCACAACCTGAGCGTGTTTACTCTATGTCTCTTGTTGGACACCGCCTAGTGGTGGCAACTGCAGGAAGACATGTAAATGTTTATGATTTGAGAAACATGTCTCAGCCAGAGCAACGGAGGGAATCTTCATTAAAGTATCAAACAAGATGTGTCCGCTGTTATCCCAACGGTACAG GATATGCTCTTAGTTCAGTTGAAGGCCGTGTGGCAATGGAGTTTTTTGATCTTTCTGAGCCAACTCAAAGCAAAAA ATATGCATTCAAATGTCATCGAAAATCAGAGGCTGGAAGAGACATTGTTTATCCAGTAAATGCAATTGCTTTTCACCCTGT CTATGGTACATTTGCAACTGGCGGTTGTGATGGTTTTGTTAATGTGTGGGATGGAAACAACAAAAAGAGACTGTATCAG TACTCTAAGTATCCGACAAGCATTGCAGCCTTATCCTTTAGCAAAGATGGTCGTCTCTTGGCTGTGGCATCGAGCTACACATTTGAAGAGGGAGAAAAACC CCATGAACCAGATGCTATCTTTGTTCGGAGTGTGAACGAAATTGAAGTAAAGCCAAAACCAAAAGTTTATCCCAATCCTCCTGCATGA
- the LOC120004147 gene encoding probable polyamine transporter At3g19553 isoform X2, whose amino-acid sequence MVSDAKIGVKTSPRLTLLPLVALIFYEVSGGPFGVEDSVKAGGGPLLSLLGFLIFPLIWSIPEALVTAELATSFPENGGYVIWISSAFGPFWGFQEGFWKWFSGVMDNALYPVLFLDYLKHSFPVFNHVIARIPALLGITVSLTYLNYRGLHIVGFSAVFLAGFSLFPFIVMAVLTAPRIRPRRWLAVDFRKVDWRGYFNSMFWNLNYWDKASTLAGEVENPSKTFPKALLGAVILVVSSYLIPLLAGTGALDSPSVEWSDGYFAEVGMLIGGAWLKWWIQAASAVSNLGLFEAEMSGDAFQLLGMSEMGMLPSLFASRSKYGTPTISILCSATGVIFLSWMSFQEILEFLNFLYAIGMLLEFAAFIKLRIKKPELHRPYKVPLQTFGATMLCLPPAVLLVLVMCLASVRTFLISGSVIILGFFLYPILVHAKERKWAQFSTERPSPAPAIPSNAGVEGHSVASQLPLQDEDHEASMSLLSDISYSKRDIGSSEMSKIGPDTPD is encoded by the exons ATGGTAAGTGATGCAAAGATCGGTGTCAAAACCAGTCCACGACTAACACTATTGCCTCTTGTTGCTCTCATCTTTTATGAGGTCTCTGGGGGTCCTTTTGGAGTAGAGGACTCAGTGAAGGCTGGAGGTGGCCCTCTTTTATCTCTACTCGGATTCTTGATATTCCCTTTAATCTGGAGCATCCCTGAAGCTCTGGTAACAGCTGAGCTCGCTACGAGCTTCCCCGAGAATGGTGGGTATGTTATTTGGATATCTTCAGCTTTTGGTCCATTTTGGGGATTTCAAGAAGGATTTTGGAAATGGTTTAGTGGGGTAATGGACAATGCCCTTTACCCTGTATTGTTTCTTGATTATCTAAAGCATTCATTTCCAGTGTTTAACCACGTAATTGCTCGAATCCCAGCTCTATTAGGAATCACTGTTTCGTTGACATATTTGAACTATAGAGGATTACATATAGTTGGCTTCTCTGCTGTTTTCCTTGCTGGTTTTTCGCTTTTCCCTTTCATTGTAATGGCAGTACTTACAGCTCCTCGAATTAGGCCTAGACGATGGTTAGCCGTAGATTTTAGGAAGGTGGATTGGCGAGGATACTTCAACAGTATGTTTTGGAATCTGAATTATTGGgataaagcaagtactcttgcGGGGGAGGTTGAAAACCCAAGCAAGACGTTCCCAAAGGCACTTCTTGGGGCCGTTATTTTGGTAGTTTCTTCGTATTTGATTCCTCTTCTTGCTGGGACTGGAGCCTTGGACTCACCTTCTGTGGAGTGGAGTGATGGATATTTTGCAGAAGTTGGGATGTTAATTGGAGGTGCTTGGCTCAAATGGTGGATCCAAGCAGCTTCTGCAGTGTCTAACTTGGGGTTGTTTGAAGCAGAAATGAGTGGTGATGCCTTTCAACTACTTGGGATGAGTGAGATGGGAATGCTTCCATCTCTATTTGCTTCAAG ATCGAAGTACGGCACGCCCACCATTAGCATTTTGTGCTCTGCGACCGGAGTAATCTTCTTGTCATGGATGAGTTTCCAAGAGAtcttggaatttcttaatttcttatatGCTATAGGAATGCTTCTAGAGTTTGCAGctttcataaaactaagaataaAGAAGCCAGAACTTCACAGGCCATATAAAGTCCCCTTGCAAACATTTGGTGCAACAATGCTTTGCTTGCCCCCTGCAGTGTTGCTTGTTCTTGTGATGTGCCTTGCGTCTGTAAGGACTTTCTTAATAAGTGGTTCAGTTATCATTCTGGGTTTCTTCCTCTACCCGATTTTAGTTCACGCGAAGGAAAGAAAGTGGGCACAATTTAGCACAGAACGACCATCACCAGCACCAGCAATACCATCCAATGCCGGTGTTGAAGGGCATTCAGTTGCGTCACAATTGCCTCTACAAGATGAAGATCATGAGGCCTCTATGAGCCTTCTTTCAGACATTTCATATTCGAAAAGGGACATTGGGAGCTCTGAAATGTCAAAGATAGGACCAGACACTCCTG ACTAG
- the LOC120004147 gene encoding probable polyamine transporter At3g19553 isoform X1 gives MVSDAKIGVKTSPRLTLLPLVALIFYEVSGGPFGVEDSVKAGGGPLLSLLGFLIFPLIWSIPEALVTAELATSFPENGGYVIWISSAFGPFWGFQEGFWKWFSGVMDNALYPVLFLDYLKHSFPVFNHVIARIPALLGITVSLTYLNYRGLHIVGFSAVFLAGFSLFPFIVMAVLTAPRIRPRRWLAVDFRKVDWRGYFNSMFWNLNYWDKASTLAGEVENPSKTFPKALLGAVILVVSSYLIPLLAGTGALDSPSVEWSDGYFAEVGMLIGGAWLKWWIQAASAVSNLGLFEAEMSGDAFQLLGMSEMGMLPSLFASRSKYGTPTISILCSATGVIFLSWMSFQEILEFLNFLYAIGMLLEFAAFIKLRIKKPELHRPYKVPLQTFGATMLCLPPAVLLVLVMCLASVRTFLISGSVIILGFFLYPILVHAKERKWAQFSTERPSPAPAIPSNAGVEGHSVASQLPLQDEDHEASMSLLSDISYSKRDIGSSEMSKIGPDTPGIPLVH, from the exons ATGGTAAGTGATGCAAAGATCGGTGTCAAAACCAGTCCACGACTAACACTATTGCCTCTTGTTGCTCTCATCTTTTATGAGGTCTCTGGGGGTCCTTTTGGAGTAGAGGACTCAGTGAAGGCTGGAGGTGGCCCTCTTTTATCTCTACTCGGATTCTTGATATTCCCTTTAATCTGGAGCATCCCTGAAGCTCTGGTAACAGCTGAGCTCGCTACGAGCTTCCCCGAGAATGGTGGGTATGTTATTTGGATATCTTCAGCTTTTGGTCCATTTTGGGGATTTCAAGAAGGATTTTGGAAATGGTTTAGTGGGGTAATGGACAATGCCCTTTACCCTGTATTGTTTCTTGATTATCTAAAGCATTCATTTCCAGTGTTTAACCACGTAATTGCTCGAATCCCAGCTCTATTAGGAATCACTGTTTCGTTGACATATTTGAACTATAGAGGATTACATATAGTTGGCTTCTCTGCTGTTTTCCTTGCTGGTTTTTCGCTTTTCCCTTTCATTGTAATGGCAGTACTTACAGCTCCTCGAATTAGGCCTAGACGATGGTTAGCCGTAGATTTTAGGAAGGTGGATTGGCGAGGATACTTCAACAGTATGTTTTGGAATCTGAATTATTGGgataaagcaagtactcttgcGGGGGAGGTTGAAAACCCAAGCAAGACGTTCCCAAAGGCACTTCTTGGGGCCGTTATTTTGGTAGTTTCTTCGTATTTGATTCCTCTTCTTGCTGGGACTGGAGCCTTGGACTCACCTTCTGTGGAGTGGAGTGATGGATATTTTGCAGAAGTTGGGATGTTAATTGGAGGTGCTTGGCTCAAATGGTGGATCCAAGCAGCTTCTGCAGTGTCTAACTTGGGGTTGTTTGAAGCAGAAATGAGTGGTGATGCCTTTCAACTACTTGGGATGAGTGAGATGGGAATGCTTCCATCTCTATTTGCTTCAAG ATCGAAGTACGGCACGCCCACCATTAGCATTTTGTGCTCTGCGACCGGAGTAATCTTCTTGTCATGGATGAGTTTCCAAGAGAtcttggaatttcttaatttcttatatGCTATAGGAATGCTTCTAGAGTTTGCAGctttcataaaactaagaataaAGAAGCCAGAACTTCACAGGCCATATAAAGTCCCCTTGCAAACATTTGGTGCAACAATGCTTTGCTTGCCCCCTGCAGTGTTGCTTGTTCTTGTGATGTGCCTTGCGTCTGTAAGGACTTTCTTAATAAGTGGTTCAGTTATCATTCTGGGTTTCTTCCTCTACCCGATTTTAGTTCACGCGAAGGAAAGAAAGTGGGCACAATTTAGCACAGAACGACCATCACCAGCACCAGCAATACCATCCAATGCCGGTGTTGAAGGGCATTCAGTTGCGTCACAATTGCCTCTACAAGATGAAGATCATGAGGCCTCTATGAGCCTTCTTTCAGACATTTCATATTCGAAAAGGGACATTGGGAGCTCTGAAATGTCAAAGATAGGACCAGACACTCCTGGTATACCTCTTGTACACTAA
- the LOC120004565 gene encoding uncharacterized protein LOC120004565, whose amino-acid sequence MYNANSKVGHELGLNKNAPFEGPMAAYDLGVNQRDSFGLNENQTSLSKTPMSEPQGIVVNENDSPFQASNGNDANVIERLIGSKSVKSARLREKGGKNDSSGSMSDSINVGFQGMMENSHHNWNSYIQSMEERRMKKEEEDQHRDAEDGEKYDEERLLSMVVKKSKIYKNRANITATLINTRRQL is encoded by the coding sequence ATGTATAACGCTAATAGTAAGGTTGGTCATGAACTAGGTCTTAATAAGAATGCCCCATTTGAAGGTCCTATGGCTGCGTACGATTTAGGAGTTAACCAAAGGGATTCGTTTGGTTTGAATGAAAATCAAACCTCGTTGTCTAAGACACCAATGAGTGAACCTCAAGGTATTGTTGTAAATGAAAATGATTCTCCTTTCCAAGCATCCAATGGCAATGATGCTAATGTTATTGAAAGACTGATTGGCTCCAAATCTGTTAAGAGTGCTAGGCTACGGGAGAAAGGCGGAAAGAATGACTCTTCTGGTTCTATGAGTGATAGTATCAATGTTGGATTTCAAGGGATGATGGAGAATAGTCACCATAATTGGAATAGCTATATACAAAGCATGGAAGAGCGTAGGatgaaaaaagaggaagaagaccaACATCGGGATGCTGAGGATGGGGAGAAATATGATGAGGAGAGATTACTGTCGATGGTTGTTAAGAAATCCAAGATTTATAAAAACAGGGCAAACATCACTGCAACGCTTATCAATACACGAAGACAACTTTGA
- the LOC120003781 gene encoding 40S ribosomal protein S29-like, whose amino-acid sequence MGHSNVWNSHPKNYGPGSRACRVCGNPHGIIRKYALMCCRQCFRSNAKEIGFIKYR is encoded by the exons ATGGGGCACTCCAACGTGTGGAATTCTCATCCCAAGAACTATGGGCCTGGATCTCGTGCCTG tCGCGTGTGTGGGAACCCCCATGGGATCATTCGGAAGTATGCCCTAATGTGTTGCCGACAGTGCTTCCGCAGTAATGCCAAGGAGATTGGCTTCATTAAG TACCGCTAA